A genomic stretch from Sulfurihydrogenibium azorense Az-Fu1 includes:
- the pgsA gene encoding CDP-diacylglycerol--glycerol-3-phosphate 3-phosphatidyltransferase, which produces MSIGLANLITLSRLALIPFIMYFILNDKYLISGVLVLLAIISDYLDGIVARLSNDVTKHGELLDPAVDKIFTVSVLTAFVSKHYISPFEVFLIVSREMLVTWVRSVMVNKGIVIPAFFLGKVKTTLQLVAILLLAVNFVDYGKILLWFSIFVAYISGFEYFMVFYREKAWK; this is translated from the coding sequence TTGTCCATAGGTTTAGCTAATCTAATTACACTATCTAGGTTAGCTTTAATACCGTTTATAATGTACTTTATATTAAATGATAAATACTTAATATCCGGAGTTTTAGTTTTACTAGCCATTATTTCAGATTACCTTGATGGGATAGTGGCAAGACTGTCAAACGATGTAACGAAACACGGAGAACTTTTAGACCCAGCTGTAGATAAAATATTTACGGTATCTGTACTTACCGCCTTTGTATCAAAACATTACATATCTCCTTTTGAGGTTTTTCTTATAGTATCTCGAGAGATGTTGGTAACTTGGGTTAGGAGTGTTATGGTAAATAAAGGTATTGTTATACCTGCATTTTTTCTTGGAAAAGTTAAAACAACTCTTCAACTTGTAGCAATTTTACTTTTAGCTGTTAACTTTGTAGATTATGGTAAGATCCTTTTATGGTTTTCCATATTTGTTGCTTATATAAGTGGATTTGAGTATTTCATGGTATTTTATAGGGAGAAAGCGTGGAAATAA
- the rbfA gene encoding 30S ribosome-binding factor RbfA — translation MKEKSHRMEKINSLLKKEISDIIFHEYEIGQENFITISVIDTKADLSQADIYVSALKDEDQIIDALNKESGHIRYILGKKIRMKKTPKLVFKKDIFKLQI, via the coding sequence ATGAAAGAAAAATCTCACAGAATGGAAAAAATAAACAGTCTCTTGAAAAAAGAAATATCAGATATTATTTTCCATGAATACGAGATTGGGCAGGAGAATTTTATAACCATAAGTGTTATAGACACAAAAGCAGATTTAAGTCAAGCTGATATTTACGTTTCTGCTTTAAAGGATGAAGACCAAATAATAGACGCTTTAAATAAAGAAAGTGGTCATATAAGGTACATTCTTGGGAAAAAGATAAGAATGAAAAAAACTCCAAAACTGGTATTTAAAAAGGATATATTTAAATTACAGATTTAG
- the plsY gene encoding glycerol-3-phosphate 1-O-acyltransferase PlsY: protein MEINSFFIYVLITYLIGSIPFGLIVGKIFGKDVRKEGSGNIGATNVTRVIGKKAGILVLLLDALKGFFPVYIAKYYFPSKYVSIIALTAVIGHCFSIYLKFKGGKGVATAFGVLLALSLKVALIVLTFWLGVFLTTGYVFLASVLSAGISWSVIYVLLDDIYYTFAGFFIAIIIIFKHKSNLDRFLEGKENRFIYK, encoded by the coding sequence GTGGAAATAAATAGTTTTTTTATATACGTATTAATAACTTATCTGATAGGATCGATTCCTTTTGGATTGATAGTAGGAAAAATCTTTGGTAAAGATGTAAGAAAAGAAGGTAGTGGAAACATAGGAGCAACTAATGTAACAAGAGTTATAGGTAAAAAGGCAGGAATTTTAGTTTTACTTTTAGACGCTTTAAAAGGATTTTTTCCAGTTTACATTGCAAAGTATTACTTTCCTTCAAAATATGTATCTATAATTGCATTAACGGCAGTTATTGGACACTGTTTTTCCATTTACCTTAAGTTTAAAGGTGGTAAAGGTGTAGCTACAGCTTTTGGAGTTTTACTTGCACTTTCTTTAAAGGTAGCTTTAATAGTCTTGACTTTTTGGTTAGGTGTTTTTTTAACTACTGGATACGTTTTTTTAGCATCAGTACTTTCGGCCGGTATTTCTTGGTCGGTGATTTATGTTTTATTAGATGATATATATTATACTTTTGCCGGTTTTTTTATAGCTATAATTATAATATTTAAGCACAAAAGTAATCTAGATAGATTTTTAGAAGGCAAAGAAAATAGGTTTATATACAAGTAG
- the rsmI gene encoding 16S rRNA (cytidine(1402)-2'-O)-methyltransferase, protein MKKLYVIATPIGNLKDITLRALEVLNSVDVIAAEDTRHVQKLLKHYGIFGKKLVSYHNYNEEERAEKLIEILKDKDVALVSDAGTPCISDPGYRIVKKAREKGIEVIPIPGPFAAAVALSASGLPSDKFLFVGFLPNKESEREEDLKYYIDLGFTFILYESPKRVLKTLKTLEKLNPMADVVVAKELTKIHESFFIGKPEDIINLLEENPDKLKGEFVILVHPNQEKVIDIDSILTEAKQLKNQGMKTKEIASLLSKKYKVSKNEIYKKILNL, encoded by the coding sequence ATGAAAAAACTTTACGTCATTGCAACACCTATAGGAAACCTAAAAGATATAACCCTTAGAGCTTTAGAAGTTCTAAATTCAGTAGATGTAATAGCAGCTGAAGATACAAGACATGTACAAAAACTTTTAAAACATTACGGAATATTTGGGAAAAAACTTGTAAGTTATCATAACTATAACGAAGAAGAAAGAGCAGAAAAATTAATAGAGATTTTAAAAGATAAAGATGTTGCTTTAGTATCAGATGCAGGCACGCCCTGTATATCAGACCCAGGATATAGAATAGTAAAAAAAGCCCGTGAAAAGGGTATAGAAGTAATACCAATACCGGGTCCTTTTGCCGCAGCTGTAGCCTTATCTGCTTCTGGACTTCCCTCTGATAAATTTCTTTTTGTGGGATTTTTACCTAATAAAGAATCGGAAAGGGAAGAAGATTTAAAATACTATATCGACCTAGGTTTTACTTTTATTCTATACGAAAGTCCAAAAAGAGTCTTAAAAACCTTAAAAACATTAGAAAAATTAAACCCTATGGCAGATGTAGTAGTAGCAAAGGAGCTGACTAAGATACACGAATCTTTTTTTATAGGTAAGCCTGAAGATATTATTAACCTTTTGGAAGAAAATCCAGATAAACTTAAAGGTGAGTTTGTAATACTGGTTCATCCTAATCAAGAAAAAGTTATAGATATAGATTCAATATTGACGGAAGCAAAGCAGTTAAAAAATCAAGGTATGAAAACAAAAGAGATAGCCTCTCTTCTATCTAAAAAGTATAAAGTATCTAAAAACGAGATTTACAAGAAAATACTAAATCTGTAA
- the ftsA gene encoding cell division protein FtsA: MAKSKIFVALDVGSSKISTIFGDLDELGNIYVIGSGESTSKGIEKGTVINPSDAIRSIKESVTAGENASGFKVNAVLVNIGGQHIEAKKEKENISFSMPNKEIDKDDVNSLIEKINSKYQSDSTTILHIIPTKYILDDEDIVYDPIGLMGNKLTGEFTVITIKTSTYNNVKKIIESTGLKIIDTVVNPLASATSVLYPEEKELGVALIDIGGSLSDIAVYKNGSLEMLKSIPLGGSLITKDIAFRFKISKDLAESLKIHYGMASTDFIEVNDYIDIPFREDEENIRIERKDLVETIEWRLTEIFELLRKELEKSGLYDKLTSGIVLTGGVANTPYIKDLAERIFEKDVRIGKPKDFKCFSEKLYSPQYATAIGMLQFMSNTLEKTEIQYNSDKNLFNFEEMINKLIGKIKELF; encoded by the coding sequence ATGGCAAAGAGTAAGATTTTTGTTGCTTTAGATGTAGGAAGTAGTAAAATATCTACAATATTTGGAGATTTAGATGAATTAGGAAACATATACGTTATAGGTTCGGGAGAGTCTACATCAAAAGGTATAGAAAAAGGAACAGTAATTAATCCATCAGATGCTATAAGATCTATAAAGGAAAGTGTAACAGCTGGAGAAAATGCATCTGGATTTAAAGTGAATGCGGTTTTAGTTAATATTGGAGGACAACATATAGAAGCAAAAAAGGAGAAAGAGAATATATCTTTTTCAATGCCTAACAAAGAGATAGACAAAGATGATGTAAACTCTTTAATAGAAAAGATAAACTCAAAGTATCAAAGTGACTCTACAACAATCCTTCATATTATACCTACAAAATATATTTTAGATGATGAAGATATTGTATACGATCCTATAGGATTGATGGGTAACAAATTAACAGGAGAGTTTACAGTTATTACAATAAAAACTAGTACTTACAACAACGTAAAAAAAATTATTGAATCTACAGGATTAAAAATTATAGATACAGTAGTTAATCCATTGGCATCTGCAACATCTGTATTGTATCCTGAGGAAAAGGAATTAGGAGTTGCCCTTATAGATATAGGTGGAAGTTTAAGTGATATAGCAGTATATAAAAATGGATCTTTAGAAATGCTTAAGTCTATACCGCTGGGTGGGTCTTTAATTACAAAGGATATAGCGTTTAGATTTAAAATATCGAAAGATCTGGCAGAAAGTTTAAAAATCCATTACGGAATGGCTAGCACAGACTTTATAGAAGTAAATGATTATATAGATATACCTTTTAGAGAAGATGAGGAAAATATAAGAATCGAAAGAAAAGATTTAGTTGAAACTATAGAATGGCGTTTAACAGAAATATTTGAGCTACTTAGAAAAGAACTTGAAAAATCGGGATTATATGATAAATTAACCAGTGGTATTGTTTTAACAGGAGGTGTTGCAAACACACCATATATTAAAGATTTGGCTGAAAGAATATTTGAGAAAGACGTTAGAATAGGAAAACCTAAAGATTTTAAATGTTTTAGTGAAAAGCTTTACAGTCCACAGTATGCAACAGCAATAGGAATGTTACAGTTTATGTCAAATACTTTAGAAAAAACTGAAATACAATATAATAGTGATAAAAATTTATTTAATTTTGAAGAAATGATTAATAAATTGATAGGTAAGATTAAAGAATTGTTTTAA
- the rsmA gene encoding 16S rRNA (adenine(1518)-N(6)/adenine(1519)-N(6))-dimethyltransferase RsmA, with protein MNKVKAKKQFGQHFLKSQDVVKKIVDEVDIKEDDTILEIGPGTGILTEEILKRNPNKLYSVEIDKSLYPLLEEKFKEYKNFELVKSDIFDVNIKEIAASKKLKVVGNLPYNVASLIMINCVFNMEVVDFCVFMIQKEVAEKLIAKPKTKSYTFLSVFMQTFFDIKYIMSVPARFFSPPPKVTSAVVKLTPYNRFGIKDIKKYKNFVSHLFTDRRKMIRSKLDQSILEKANIKPTLRAEELNVEDFVRLFEVVKNDDRKFGDADSHS; from the coding sequence TTGAACAAGGTCAAAGCTAAAAAACAGTTTGGACAACATTTTTTAAAATCTCAAGATGTTGTTAAAAAGATAGTTGATGAAGTAGATATTAAGGAAGATGATACTATTCTTGAAATAGGTCCTGGAACTGGTATCTTAACAGAAGAAATTTTAAAAAGAAACCCTAATAAACTTTACAGCGTAGAGATAGATAAATCTCTTTATCCACTTCTTGAAGAGAAGTTTAAAGAATACAAAAACTTTGAGCTTGTTAAATCAGACATTTTTGATGTTAATATAAAAGAGATTGCTGCAAGTAAAAAACTTAAAGTGGTAGGTAATTTACCTTACAATGTAGCTTCATTAATAATGATAAACTGTGTTTTTAATATGGAAGTTGTTGATTTTTGCGTTTTTATGATACAAAAGGAAGTAGCTGAAAAACTTATAGCAAAACCAAAAACAAAGTCCTACACATTTTTATCAGTTTTTATGCAAACATTTTTTGATATTAAATATATAATGAGCGTTCCTGCAAGGTTCTTTTCTCCACCACCAAAAGTAACGTCAGCTGTAGTAAAGCTTACGCCTTATAACAGATTTGGTATAAAAGATATTAAAAAGTATAAAAACTTCGTTTCTCACCTTTTTACTGACAGAAGAAAGATGATAAGGTCAAAGTTAGACCAGTCAATACTTGAAAAAGCCAACATTAAACCTACATTAAGAGCTGAAGAGTTAAATGTAGAAGATTTTGTTAGACTGTTTGAGGTAGTAAAAAATGATGATAGGAAGTTTGGTGATGCAGATTCACATTCATGA
- the htpX gene encoding zinc metalloprotease HtpX, with the protein MVNQLKTVLLLGVLTGMFLAIGHLVAGKQGMIIAFVVALIMNFFAYFFSDKMALAMYGAREIPYEEAPWLHQMVEELARKAGIPKPKIYLAPIHVPNAFATGRDPDHAAVAVTSGILQILNKDELRGVLAHELGHIKNRDILISSIAATIGGAISMLANMAYYTAFLGGRDEENNNIIANIIGSIILFIVAPLAATLIQMAISRSREFIADETGAKISGCPLCLANALRKLEEIANNPQLQQVATQEVNPGTAHMMIVNPLRADTIMKLFSTHPPTEERIRRLEELARKMSYGYSFA; encoded by the coding sequence ATGGTAAACCAGTTAAAAACAGTTTTACTCCTTGGTGTCCTTACAGGAATGTTCCTTGCAATAGGACATTTAGTTGCAGGAAAACAAGGTATGATTATAGCTTTTGTAGTTGCACTTATAATGAACTTTTTTGCCTACTTTTTCTCTGATAAAATGGCGTTAGCTATGTATGGTGCAAGGGAAATACCTTATGAAGAAGCTCCTTGGCTTCATCAGATGGTTGAGGAGTTGGCAAGAAAAGCTGGTATACCAAAACCTAAAATTTACTTAGCACCTATACATGTACCTAACGCTTTTGCAACTGGAAGAGATCCAGATCATGCTGCAGTAGCCGTTACATCAGGTATTTTACAAATACTTAATAAAGATGAGTTAAGAGGTGTTTTAGCCCATGAGTTAGGACATATAAAAAACAGAGATATACTCATATCTTCTATAGCTGCTACAATAGGTGGTGCAATATCTATGCTTGCTAATATGGCATACTATACAGCCTTTTTAGGTGGTAGAGATGAAGAAAACAACAATATTATTGCAAATATTATAGGTTCTATCATTCTCTTTATTGTTGCTCCACTGGCAGCAACTTTAATCCAAATGGCTATTTCAAGGTCTAGAGAGTTTATTGCAGATGAGACAGGAGCTAAAATATCTGGTTGTCCTCTATGTCTTGCAAATGCTTTAAGAAAACTAGAAGAGATAGCTAACAACCCTCAACTCCAACAAGTAGCAACCCAAGAAGTTAACCCAGGTACAGCCCATATGATGATTGTAAATCCATTAAGAGCTGATACAATAATGAAGCTATTCTCTACACACCCTCCTACAGAAGAGAGAATAAGAAGATTAGAAGAGTTAGCAAGAAAAATGAGTTATGGTTATAGCTTTGCTTAA
- the ftsZ gene encoding cell division protein FtsZ, with protein MEINYDAKNPTKIKVFGVGGGGSNAVARMYQEGLQDVELYIVNTDLQHLNFLPVPNKIHIGESISKGLGAGSKPEIGREAALENLDKIREALEGADMVFIAAGLGGGTGTGASPVIAQAAKEMGILTVAVVTKPFSFEGKVRQKIAEEGLAELREKVDTYLVIHNDRLLQVAGKNVSFAQAFKLVDSILYKSVKGITDLILVPALVNPDFADVKTVMENAGKALIGVGSAKGDNKIEDAVMSATTSPLLEGTSIQGARRLLINVEVSPDLSFQEVNEAVSQIRELAHEEAHIIFGAAIMNDTEDEIKITVIATDFESEAKKEVKHDQSKLKKSIVEKKPFDEKKEEIIKSDVKSDELSFDDLEIPPWIRKGRGS; from the coding sequence ATGGAAATTAACTATGATGCAAAAAATCCAACGAAGATAAAAGTTTTTGGTGTAGGGGGTGGAGGAAGTAATGCAGTTGCAAGAATGTACCAAGAGGGATTACAAGATGTAGAATTATATATAGTAAACACAGATCTACAACATCTAAACTTTTTACCTGTTCCCAACAAAATTCATATAGGAGAGAGTATAAGTAAAGGATTAGGAGCTGGATCAAAACCGGAAATAGGTAGAGAAGCTGCTCTTGAAAACTTAGATAAAATAAGAGAAGCCCTTGAAGGTGCAGATATGGTATTTATTGCAGCTGGTTTAGGAGGAGGTACTGGAACTGGTGCAAGTCCCGTAATAGCGCAAGCTGCAAAAGAGATGGGGATACTTACAGTAGCAGTTGTTACAAAACCGTTTAGTTTTGAAGGTAAAGTTAGACAAAAAATAGCAGAAGAAGGTTTAGCGGAATTAAGAGAAAAGGTTGATACTTACTTAGTGATTCATAATGATAGACTATTACAAGTTGCTGGAAAAAATGTATCATTTGCTCAAGCTTTCAAACTTGTAGACAGTATACTTTATAAATCAGTTAAAGGTATAACAGACCTTATACTGGTACCTGCATTAGTAAACCCTGACTTTGCAGATGTTAAAACTGTAATGGAAAATGCAGGAAAAGCACTTATTGGTGTTGGATCTGCTAAAGGAGATAACAAAATAGAAGATGCTGTTATGTCAGCTACAACTTCTCCTTTACTGGAAGGAACTTCTATACAAGGTGCAAGAAGACTTCTTATAAATGTAGAAGTTAGCCCAGACTTATCTTTCCAAGAGGTTAACGAAGCTGTCTCCCAAATAAGAGAACTTGCCCACGAAGAAGCTCACATAATCTTTGGAGCTGCAATTATGAATGATACTGAAGATGAAATAAAAATTACTGTTATAGCTACTGATTTTGAAAGTGAAGCAAAAAAAGAAGTTAAACATGATCAATCTAAATTGAAAAAATCCATTGTAGAGAAAAAGCCTTTTGATGAAAAGAAGGAAGAGATAATAAAATCAGATGTAAAATCTGATGAACTTTCTTTTGATGATCTTGAAATTCCACCTTGGATAAGAAAGGGAAGAGGTAGTTAA
- the dnaK gene encoding molecular chaperone DnaK encodes MGKVIGIDLGTTNSVVSVVIGGEPVVIANQEGFRTTPSIVSWTKEGEILVGEPAKRRAVLDPENTIYESKRFIGRKYDEVLNEIKNVPYKVVADEKGDAAFDVPNAGKIVRPEEVGAYILKKLKEAAESYLGEKVTEAVITVPAYFNERQRQATKDAGKIAGLEVKRIINEPTAAALAYGLDKKSDIKILVYDFGGGTFDVSILEGGDGVIEVKASDGDTHLGGSDIDARIINWIVEEFKKEHGIDLRNDKTAFQRLKEAAEQAKKELSFKMETEINLPFITIDPNTNQPLHLQKKLTRSRLEEMIKDLVDRTMEIVKRTLEAAKLKPSDIDEVVLVGGSTRIPLVQQRIREFFGKEPNKSVNPDEVVAVGAAIQGGIIQGEVKDVLLIDVTPLSLGIETLGGVMTVLIPRNTPIPTKKCEIFTTAVDNQTTVEIAVYQGERSVARENKLLGSFKLTDIPPAPRGVPQIEVCFDIDADGILHVTATDKATGKSQSIKVTPSSGLTKEDIEKIIEEAKRHEEEDKKFKETVELRNQLDALVYSFEKTLNENKAKFTPEELAEAEGVISEAKKAIESNDKATIQSAMDKLQNVANKFASKLYGQGGQEGGDVINPEVH; translated from the coding sequence ATGGGAAAAGTAATAGGAATTGACCTTGGAACTACTAACTCTGTAGTATCTGTGGTGATAGGTGGTGAACCTGTTGTTATTGCAAACCAAGAAGGTTTTAGAACTACTCCATCTATAGTATCTTGGACTAAGGAAGGAGAAATCCTTGTAGGAGAGCCTGCAAAAAGAAGAGCTGTTTTAGACCCTGAAAACACAATCTACGAATCAAAAAGATTTATAGGAAGAAAGTATGATGAAGTTTTAAACGAAATTAAGAACGTTCCTTACAAAGTAGTTGCAGACGAAAAAGGAGATGCTGCTTTTGACGTTCCTAATGCAGGAAAAATTGTAAGACCAGAGGAAGTAGGTGCGTACATTCTTAAAAAATTAAAGGAAGCTGCAGAAAGCTACCTTGGAGAAAAGGTAACAGAAGCCGTTATTACCGTTCCAGCTTACTTTAACGAAAGACAAAGACAAGCTACAAAAGATGCAGGTAAGATAGCAGGATTAGAAGTAAAAAGAATAATAAACGAGCCTACAGCTGCTGCTTTAGCTTATGGATTAGACAAGAAATCAGACATAAAGATACTTGTTTATGACTTTGGTGGTGGTACATTTGACGTATCAATCCTTGAAGGTGGAGATGGAGTTATAGAAGTAAAAGCATCAGATGGTGATACCCACCTTGGTGGTTCAGATATAGATGCAAGAATAATTAACTGGATAGTTGAAGAATTTAAAAAGGAACATGGAATTGATTTAAGAAATGATAAAACAGCATTCCAAAGATTAAAAGAAGCTGCAGAACAGGCCAAAAAAGAACTTTCCTTTAAGATGGAAACAGAAATTAACCTTCCATTTATCACAATAGACCCTAACACAAACCAACCACTCCACTTACAGAAAAAACTCACAAGGTCAAGATTAGAAGAAATGATAAAAGACCTTGTTGACAGAACAATGGAAATAGTTAAAAGAACATTGGAAGCTGCCAAACTAAAACCTTCAGATATAGACGAAGTAGTACTAGTAGGAGGTTCTACAAGAATACCTTTAGTTCAACAAAGAATAAGAGAGTTTTTCGGAAAAGAACCAAACAAATCAGTTAACCCTGATGAAGTTGTTGCAGTAGGAGCTGCTATCCAAGGTGGAATAATACAAGGAGAAGTTAAAGATGTTTTACTTATAGACGTAACACCTTTATCCCTTGGTATAGAAACTTTAGGTGGAGTAATGACTGTATTAATTCCAAGAAATACACCTATACCTACTAAAAAATGTGAAATATTCACAACTGCAGTAGATAATCAAACTACAGTAGAAATAGCGGTATACCAAGGAGAAAGAAGCGTAGCAAGAGAAAACAAACTACTTGGAAGTTTCAAACTTACAGACATTCCACCAGCTCCAAGAGGCGTTCCACAGATAGAAGTATGCTTTGATATAGACGCAGACGGTATACTACACGTAACAGCTACAGACAAAGCAACAGGAAAATCCCAATCTATTAAAGTTACACCTTCAAGTGGATTAACAAAAGAAGATATAGAAAAAATAATAGAAGAAGCAAAAAGACATGAAGAAGAAGATAAGAAGTTTAAAGAAACAGTAGAGCTTAGAAACCAATTAGATGCGTTAGTTTACAGCTTTGAAAAAACACTCAACGAAAACAAAGCTAAGTTTACTCCAGAAGAGTTAGCAGAAGCAGAAGGAGTAATTTCTGAAGCTAAAAAGGCTATAGAATCTAACGATAAAGCTACAATTCAGTCTGCTATGGATAAACTACAAAACGTAGCTAACAAGTTTGCATCTAAACTCTACGGTCAAGGTGGCCAAGAAGGTGGAGACGTAATAAACCCTGAAGTACATTAA
- a CDS encoding DUF503 domain-containing protein, giving the protein MMIGSLVMQIHIHDAGSLKEKRMVIRSIKEKLRSKFNVSVSEVDNQDLWQLATVAVVTVAPDKNQVESILQNVVNFIYSNFPELHIDVSKEIF; this is encoded by the coding sequence ATGATGATAGGAAGTTTGGTGATGCAGATTCACATTCATGATGCAGGGTCTTTAAAAGAAAAAAGAATGGTAATAAGGTCAATAAAAGAAAAACTCAGAAGTAAGTTTAATGTATCTGTTTCAGAAGTTGATAATCAAGATTTATGGCAACTTGCTACCGTTGCTGTTGTAACAGTTGCTCCAGACAAAAATCAGGTAGAGAGTATTCTCCAAAATGTGGTAAACTTTATTTACAGCAACTTTCCAGAGCTCCACATAGATGTATCAAAAGAAATATTTTAA
- a CDS encoding DEAD/DEAH box helicase, with product MIKIYNIPINYLKALKIEKVYIDLKFNVSPNLFNEIENIKSKGKIYNLKESVIENLSKKVNKKDKKSSSTYKNLSLFDLIKPILAAEINLDIPSDLNFPSKLFDYQIQGIKFLLTNNAALLADQMGTGKTVMSTTALRIFFIKGLVKKALIVAPSNLLNVWEEHLEKWAPELQFLTLNDTKEIRELLWEVKSHVYLVSYDTLKNDYKDKFFTLKEFFKDLDIIILDEAHNIKNKDTYKSKAIKTLAKEVKYKWALSGTPLQNNIKELVSLLEFLLPKEKELDKKSPDELKEILKPIMIRRLKKDVLKDLPEKLPPEIEKFDLSPVQREYYEKYLSFERNRLIDIYKRFRNEKNFQIMFKQNIIFSLQKLRQICNFPPNSYHSPKANRLKEIVKELTEDGEKVIVFSNFIQEGIGKIYKNLIEVLPQSSIVLYHGSLNQKEKQEAVKRFMKDKNCMVFLGSITAAGEGLTLTSSSYIIFFDLHWNPAKVWQAEDRVHRIGQTKAVNIYNFVTKNTVEEKIIQKLEEKKSIINNLIDDTVSEIESVSIEDLLDLIGLGNQNIV from the coding sequence ATGATTAAGATATATAACATACCTATTAATTATTTAAAAGCTTTAAAGATAGAAAAGGTTTATATAGATTTAAAGTTTAACGTTAGTCCTAACTTATTTAACGAAATAGAAAATATAAAGTCAAAAGGAAAGATTTACAATCTTAAAGAGAGTGTAATAGAAAATTTATCTAAAAAAGTCAATAAGAAAGATAAAAAATCTTCATCAACTTATAAAAACCTGTCTCTTTTTGATCTTATAAAACCTATATTAGCTGCTGAAATAAATTTAGATATTCCTTCTGATTTAAACTTTCCTTCAAAACTTTTTGATTATCAGATTCAAGGAATAAAATTTCTTTTAACAAATAATGCAGCTCTACTGGCAGACCAGATGGGAACAGGCAAGACTGTAATGAGTACAACTGCTTTAAGGATTTTCTTTATAAAAGGTTTGGTAAAAAAGGCTTTGATAGTAGCACCTTCAAACCTTTTAAACGTTTGGGAAGAACATCTTGAAAAATGGGCACCAGAGTTGCAATTTTTAACTTTAAACGATACAAAAGAGATAAGAGAGTTATTATGGGAAGTAAAATCTCATGTGTATTTGGTAAGCTATGACACACTAAAAAATGATTACAAGGATAAATTTTTTACATTAAAAGAATTTTTTAAGGATTTAGATATTATTATTTTAGATGAAGCTCACAACATAAAAAATAAAGATACCTACAAATCTAAAGCGATAAAAACTTTGGCAAAAGAAGTTAAGTATAAATGGGCATTATCAGGTACGCCCCTTCAAAATAACATAAAAGAACTTGTATCACTTCTTGAGTTTTTACTTCCAAAAGAAAAAGAGTTAGATAAAAAATCACCTGATGAATTGAAAGAGATTTTAAAACCTATAATGATAAGAAGATTAAAGAAAGACGTTTTGAAAGATCTTCCTGAAAAATTACCTCCTGAAATTGAGAAGTTTGATTTATCTCCAGTTCAAAGGGAATACTACGAAAAGTACTTATCCTTTGAAAGAAATAGATTGATAGACATATACAAAAGATTTAGAAATGAGAAAAACTTCCAAATAATGTTTAAACAAAACATAATTTTTTCACTTCAAAAATTAAGACAGATATGTAATTTTCCTCCAAATTCTTACCATAGTCCAAAAGCTAATCGGTTAAAAGAAATTGTTAAAGAACTTACAGAAGATGGAGAGAAAGTGATAGTATTTAGCAACTTTATTCAAGAAGGCATAGGGAAAATATACAAAAATCTAATAGAAGTACTGCCTCAAAGCAGTATAGTTTTGTATCACGGGTCTTTAAATCAAAAAGAAAAACAAGAAGCAGTAAAAAGATTTATGAAAGATAAGAACTGTATGGTATTCTTAGGTTCTATAACAGCTGCTGGTGAAGGATTAACTTTAACAAGTAGCAGTTATATAATTTTCTTTGACTTACATTGGAATCCAGCTAAAGTATGGCAAGCAGAAGATAGAGTACATAGAATAGGACAAACAAAGGCTGTTAATATTTATAATTTCGTAACTAAAAACACAGTAGAAGAAAAAATTATTCAAAAGTTAGAAGAAAAGAAAAGTATTATAAATAACCTTATAGACGATACAGTTTCAGAAATTGAATCTGTTTCAATAGAAGATTTACTGGATTTAATTGGATTAGGTAATCAAAACATTGTATAA